The DNA segment GGCGGAGGGGTACCGGTGAAGGGTTTAAGGTTTGGGGTTTAAGGTTTAAGGAGTCAATTAATCGCCCATTGACCATCAACCATCACATTTAATCTCCCCCCTTTAATTTGCAATCTCTTTCCACCCGCGAACGCGCCGTTCAGCAGCTGAACCAGATCGAGTTCCAGGGAGCGACGATCGCCGATGTCAGCGAACTCGCCACTAGCACCGACGCACGCGACCATCGCCAGATCCTGGAGTACGTTGCCGGCGTCACCCGCTGGCGGCGCTGGTTGGATTTTATTCTCAGCCAGTATTACAAGGGGGAATTGGAGAAGATGGAGCACACGCTCCACCAGATCCTGCGGGTCGGGCTCTACGATTTGCTCTTCATCCACACCCCCGAACACGCGGCCCTGAATGAGGCCGTGAATCTGTCCAAGAAGATGGTTCGGGCAGGCGCCGGCGGTCTCGTAAACGGCATCCTGAGGAGCGTTCTCCGCAACCGGGCGGCACTGCCCGAGCCCGTCGAGGAAGATCTCGCGGAGCAGCTCGCCATCCGCTATTCGCATCCCACCTGGATGGTGGAAGGATGGCTGGCGCGATACGGCGAGGCCGACACCCGGGCCCTGCTGACCTGGAACAACGAACGACCCACGTACACCCTCCGCGTAAACACCCTGCGGACGGACGCCGAAACAGTCCTGGCCCGATGCGCCGCGCTCGGGGTGATGGCCGAGCCTTCGCCGTTGGTGCCGGACGGGATTCGGGTGGATGGCCTCCAGACCCTGATTCGGGATGGCGTGCTGGATGAAGGCCTGTGCAGCGTGCAGGACGAAAGCGCGATGCTGGTCGTCCGACTGCTGGACCCGCAACCTGGCGATACGGTGATCGATCTGTGCGCGGCGCCGGGCGGCAAGACGTATTACGCGGCGGCCCTAATGGGCGATCGCGGCCGGGTCATCGCTGCCGACGCCCAGCCCGAGCGTCTTCGCCGGCTACGTACCGGCATGCGGCCGCTGGGTCTGTCGATCGTCGAGCCCCGCGAAATGGACGCCGCCGAGCCTGATCGCGACCTCGCCGGCCTCGGAGACCGCGTCCTGCTGGATGCGCCGTGCACCGGTCTGGGCGTCCTCGCCA comes from the Rhodothermales bacterium genome and includes:
- the rsmB gene encoding 16S rRNA (cytosine(967)-C(5))-methyltransferase RsmB, which codes for MQSLSTRERAVQQLNQIEFQGATIADVSELATSTDARDHRQILEYVAGVTRWRRWLDFILSQYYKGELEKMEHTLHQILRVGLYDLLFIHTPEHAALNEAVNLSKKMVRAGAGGLVNGILRSVLRNRAALPEPVEEDLAEQLAIRYSHPTWMVEGWLARYGEADTRALLTWNNERPTYTLRVNTLRTDAETVLARCAALGVMAEPSPLVPDGIRVDGLQTLIRDGVLDEGLCSVQDESAMLVVRLLDPQPGDTVIDLCAAPGGKTYYAAALMGDRGRVIAADAQPERLRRLRTGMRPLGLSIVEPREMDAAEPDRDLAGLGDRVLLDAPCTGLGVLAKRADLRWKRTPEELMRVTALQAELLDAAAGLVKPGGVLVYSTCTIEPEENERQIEGFLKRHPEYSLEPAGGFVPGAVVSPEGYLASLPQHHGIDGAFGGRMRRKA